Below is a genomic region from Tripterygium wilfordii isolate XIE 37 chromosome 12, ASM1340144v1, whole genome shotgun sequence.
CTCTTTCCAAGAAGCCGTTGCATAAATACTTGACAGAGGACTACATCTTAATATAAggggaaacaaaaaaagaatacCATGTAACTGGTAGTCTAGGGATCTGTTACATATGTACTCATAAACCAAGATTCTCTTATTTCCATCAATGCAAAACCCAATTAGCAACACGAGGTTTCGATGTTGAGCGCAACTCAGCACCCTCACTTCACTGCAGAAATCAGTATCTGCTTGAGAGCCTCTAGTCTTTAGCAGTTTCACTGCAACAAACAGTCCATCCCTTAATGTTCCTTGATACACTTTGCCAAATCCACCTTCTGCCAAGCAATTCGAGTCTGAGAAGCCATCTGTAGCTTCCTCTAAGTCCTCATAAGAGAACTGTCTCGGAGGTTTTCCAAAAGCTGGTGCCATGTTTTGGCATAGTGAACACAAAGGAGGAGGCACTGAAGAAGTTCTACCTAAAGAAACTGCATCCCTAATGCTTGAGTTTGCAATGTAGTCTCTTCGAGGGCTTTGATTAATAGTCGTTCTACCAGCTCTTGTATCTTTGTCATACTGCAGGAAATTATCAAGCAAAGTTCTGGAGGTTTGGGATCTAACTTTCCGGGCATTTCTGTAACTATTGGGTCTGGGTGGCTTGTCATCAACTTTTTGGTCACGTGGAACGCAGAGTACACTCTTGCACCCATTAGTTGATGTTTGGTTCATTGATTGAGTGAGAATCTTTTTCCCATCCGAGTTAACAGCTGCTAGAAGGCCATTGAAATCTTTTTGATCATATGGTGGTGTGTGATCAACCTTTCTTGGTCCTTCAAACAGAGGATTTTGTTCACAAACTAAAAAAGGAGATGAAATTGTGTCAATACTTGATAATGAACCTTCACGTGTGGTTCTCGTGTACAAACTAATTGGTTCTTCAGGACTGCTCACTGGAGTAGAATGCTTCATCCCATGCCCATAAAACATCCCCATGTCCATGTCAGGAGAAGAACAAGCAGAAAGGTACGGAGGTCGATTATCATCTGAGCATCCCAAGTTAAGCTTCAGGACTTTTGCTTGAGAACCTTTCATCACAACAACATTGCAGCAAAGTTCCTCTACGCAATGTATCACTTCTTGTTTCAGTGTTCTGTCAAGGCAGAATAAACCAAAGGCAGTCAAATACTCTTTCAAAGTTCAATCATGGAAAGATTTACGAAACCATGAATTTTAGCACACCATTCATCACTTCTTATTTCAGTGTTCTGTCAAAGCAGAAAAACCAAAGGCAGTTAAATACTCTTTCAAAGTTCAATCATGGAAAGATTTATGAAACCATGAAGTTTAGTAACAATTTGGAGCATGCAACAATAAAAAATCGGAAGGAAACAACCAAGGTTTCAAAGGATCATTGATGCACAAAATCGGAGTGCAAATAAACGtatcaaatgcacaaacattAATTTCAAGTTAACCTTGGCACGTGACgttcttgtgagttgtgacgCTCGCActgtgaaaacaaaaacaaaaacttaaaatataTTGTTTACGTCATGTCAAGATTCAAGAATCCTTTTCAGGACAAAACAGTCCAAAAATCAATCAGAAATTTGCTTTGACAATGAACCAGATAATGGGATCCATGATTTTGTTGCAATCCTTTCTCGTTGACAAGTCTTCTGGGAACCTTAACCAGAACTAAACTTACTTACTAGGGTAGATACTAGGGTAGATAAAAACTAAATGGTCTACAATTGTAAACTTTGAAATGTTTCAGTTCTGTATATGGGGTTGAAAATCTTTAACCCAACCCAGGCACTTGATCCATTCTACAAATAGCCTAATGAAAATTACGCAATCTATAAAATCAACCAGCAAAAGCAGACGTAAATTATGTGAATATGTCCCAAAGATTCCTGGGTGCATTTATGTTTATTTCTGCTTACTGATGTTGGCAAATAAAACAAAGACTGCATAGCAAATGCAACTAATAATTAAGTGCACACATTGTTATGGAACTTTTCAGCCAGCCGTTTCCGCATGGAAGTCATAAAAAATGTGAGAAGAAAATGATTAGTTAACCACACTATATTAATAGCTCCGAAATAAGAAACAATACTTTTTTATGTATAATTACTTGTCCAATACAACCCAGTTGGCATCACATCTCCTCGCTTCAGCCGCCACAGCATCACCAGGCATACCTGAAACCACCTTAATCCTCACTcgaacctatatcaacaaaatatcattaGCTACTTCTAATATACAGTTAACTTGATTATATATAATGAGAAAAACGTACCACTACTAGAGCTGATTGAGTGATTGGTAAGAAAATTAAGCTTAGCAAATTGTACTAGATAAACTATGTTACTGTATGCCCAAGGAAGTTACAGGGAGCCTCAAAAACagtagaaaatatttttttcctctttcttgttTTGAGGGAATACAATGTACTTCTCCATATGTTACTAATTTACTTCTCATAATCCCCACCTTTTGTCTGGATCTAGAACGTGCACATGGGAGGTGGGGCGGATGATAATTAAATGGTGAcagataattgattaattaatatattaataagCAATAATGCACTCAAGGTTCAAAAGAATACAGGATTAGTGGGCTCTCTGGTGATCTTCACAACAGCTAGCCAATCATTAGCATGAATTTGTTTCTATCTAAAAATGGAGCCAAAGGCTTTGTTTGGCCACCGCAATTTAGTCTTAACTCTGACACCACAATCATTCAACCGGAAACAAGTTCAGCATAATTGCTTTTTCGTTCTTCTGGCTCCTAATTGTGCAGTATATTCAGTGGTGA
It encodes:
- the LOC120011447 gene encoding inactive protein kinase SELMODRAFT_444075-like isoform X2, encoding MFLEVSEDSQRQRSAGRAVERVVVAVKAEKVIARTALAWALTHVVDPGDCITLLAVFSSSKSSKRFWNIPWLTGDCSSSHRQRFPDRICEISESCSQMVLQFHNQPEVRVRIKVVSGMPGDAVAAEARRCDANWVVLDKTLKQEVIHCVEELCCNVVVMKGSQAKVLKLNLGCSDDNRPPYLSACSSPDMDMGMFYGHGMKHSTPVSSPEEPISLYTRTTREGSLSSIDTISSPFLVCEQNPLFEGPRKVDHTPPYDQKDFNGLLAAVNSDGKKILTQSMNQTSTNGCKSVLCVPRDQKVDDKPPRTLLDNFLQYDKDTRAGRTTINQSPRRDYIANSSIRDAVSLGRTSSVPPPLCSLCQNMAPAFGKPPRQFSYEDLEEATDGFSDSNCLAEGGFGKVYQGTLRDGLFVAVKLLKTRGSQADTDFCSEVRVLSCAQHRNLVLLIGFCIDGNKRILVYEYICNRSLDYQLHGNKRNPLDCHSRLKIAIGTARGLRYLHEDCRVGCIVHRDMRPNNILLTHDFEPLVADFGLARWYSDRNCNIEESVIGTSGYLAPEYVYGGKITEKVDVYAFGVVLLELMTGQRISELQLYKERQFISERWHTHDAFEPSHIIANIHHLLDPCLVHQEHDHFIQNMGHAASLCLQRDPESRPPMSKVLKLLEGGDLVVPIVLDLNSVGSRSGHLHGLSSYTPPEARGGHSRRLSH
- the LOC120011447 gene encoding inactive protein kinase SELMODRAFT_444075-like isoform X1 translates to MFLEVSEDSQRQRSAGRAVERVVVAVKAEKVIARTALAWALTHVVDPGDCITLLAVFSSSKSSKRFWNIPWLTGDCSSSHRQRFPDRICEISESCSQMVLQFHNQPEVRVRIKVVSGMPGDAVAAEARRCDANWVVLDKTLKQEVIHCVEELCCNVVVMKGSQAKVLKLNLGCSDDNRPPYLSACSSPDMDMGMFYGHGMKHSTPVSSPEEPISLYTRTTREGSLSSIDTISSPFLVCEQNPLFEGPRKVDHTPPYDQKDFNGLLAAVNSDGKKILTQSMNQTSTNGCKSVLCVPRDQKVDDKPPRPNSYRNARKVRSQTSRTLLDNFLQYDKDTRAGRTTINQSPRRDYIANSSIRDAVSLGRTSSVPPPLCSLCQNMAPAFGKPPRQFSYEDLEEATDGFSDSNCLAEGGFGKVYQGTLRDGLFVAVKLLKTRGSQADTDFCSEVRVLSCAQHRNLVLLIGFCIDGNKRILVYEYICNRSLDYQLHGNKRNPLDCHSRLKIAIGTARGLRYLHEDCRVGCIVHRDMRPNNILLTHDFEPLVADFGLARWYSDRNCNIEESVIGTSGYLAPEYVYGGKITEKVDVYAFGVVLLELMTGQRISELQLYKERQFISERWHTHDAFEPSHIIANIHHLLDPCLVHQEHDHFIQNMGHAASLCLQRDPESRPPMSKVLKLLEGGDLVVPIVLDLNSVGSRSGHLHGLSSYTPPEARGGHSRRLSH